TACTTGATATCGCCTCAAGCAGGGGAATAGAAAACCTTGTTGGAGTGAAAAGGGGCAATATCACAAAGAATCCAACTTCTGTAAAAGTCTATACCGCACAAGGGGCATAAAGTCCCCTTGTCTTTTTCCTATTGATATTGTTTCTCTGGAGTAATTTCGATGAAGAAATTCCTTCTTTTTTCTATTTTTGTTCTTTCCGTACTGATTTCAGGTTGTTCGGATATAACGGATACAGTTGAGGAAGTAAACCAGAGCATCTCGCAAACCAAAGAAGATCTGGAGTTTCTTTCATGGATGACAGATTCCATGCAAATAATCAGGAACGATTACACAAATGTCAGTGACTCATTGTCCTCCAGGGATTCTGAAAAGCTTTCGGAAGCTGCTATTAAGCTGAGGCAGGATAGCATGGAAGCTAACCTTGTGAGGGTTACGTACAACCTTTCTCCATCTATCCAGAACGTTTCGGATAGGTATGGTACTTTTCTGGATAATTCCTACGAATTGGGAACAACTCTGGAAGAAAATGCACCTCATCTGGAGATCCTTGATATGAATTCTACCGCTGAAGAGGTAGATGAAGGTCTTACGGCATGGAATGAAGTTTATTCTCTTCTTATGAACGAAAACAAATAAGAACTGAAATATTACTTTTAGTAATAATCAGTAGAACCAAAAATATATATAGAATCCAGCCTATGAAGGGTCCTGTTGAGGAATACGATATTAGTACCCCCCAAATCCCCATTGTGATTTAAGTACTGATCCTCCAAACTCATCCCCTCATCAGTATTCCTCAACACTTTTTTTGTAATGTTTTCAGGATACTATTTCTTCAAGTTTGTTGAGTTTGGCTGCCATTTTGATTTCTTGCGCAATACGGCGACCTGTTGAGAGATTCTCCTCGATCATATCGGAATAAGGAGAGCCGTTTGTGTAAATGTTTGTGCCTGCTACAATGCGGGCGGAGATCTCGAATACCTTGATTTCCAGCTGATCCGTAAATACTGTTTCAAGGCAGAAAGGACCAATCATTCCACCAAATCTGGAGAGTGATTCCTCAACTACCATTTCACCAAGCGCGAAAATCTTGGGTAACAGTGATTCCCTTGCAACGAGCGGGACATTTCCGGTAACAACATATGTTGGATAAACACCTGCTTCTTCAAGCTCCCTTGGGGAACCCAGACGGAAAATTTCGTCTGCATTGGATTCTACCCTTCTGTCCATGCTGAGCATTTCAAGAGTACCTTTGCTCAGCTTGTACCCTTCGGTTTTAAGCGGGGAATAGAAGTAGTGAAGGTAATAGCGGGTTCCTACGATGAATTCCTGGATAGTGTACTTCTGGCTTTTGTCAATGTTGGCAAGGAATTCGTCATAGTTCTTTGCGACAAAGAATCCTCTTCCACCCTTGGCACCATGATATTTCACCATGACAGGGCCGTTGATATCTTCGGGTTCGACAAGGCGCGGCATGTGAATACCTGCACTTTCAAGCCATTCTCTTTCCTTATCCCGATCTGATTCCCAGTCCAGAACCGCACGGTTTCCAAAGGTAGGCACGCCGAAGTCAAGAAACTTGTTAGCTCCCATATATTCTACAAAGGAACCGTGGGGAATAATGATTGCATTTTTTTCCTGAAGCAGGGGGGCAATATCCATAATTTCTTCATAGCTGTCAACAACGATGAACTCATCAGGTTTTGCTTTTGGGAAAGCGTCATAGAATCGCGGGGGTTTTCCTATGCAGATTCCGATGGTTTTGAAACCTTCTTTGCGTGCTCCATCGAAAATCTGGAGGCTGGAATGTGAACAGACTGTTGCAATAGAAAGTTCATCGGTGTTATACGAATTAAGAATATCAGCTATTTCCCGCTTTGTAATCATAATAATGCCTCAAAAGTTACAACACATTGTATGAGGTGCTATTTAAGTTTACGGATGACAGGAGAAACAGGAAAACTTCGAATCAATTCGTACATTACGGTATGTTTATTAGGTTTCTTGGGACTATTTCCTTTATGGAACAGGATATGACTGGAGACAATACGGAAAAATTACTGATTCTTCCCCTGAGCGAAGAGTCCCGCCAGGTTACCCAGACCCTTTCCAATGAGAAGGCATTGAAAATTCTGGAACTGCTGGCTCAGGAACCCATGTCAGCAACTTCAATTGCAGATTCTCTTGACCTGCCACTGACAACTGTCAAATACAATCTGGACAGCCTGATTGAGGCTGATCTGATTCAGGTAAAAGATACCCGATGGAGCCGCAAAGGCAGGGAAATTAAGATCTATGAGCCTGTCCAGAAAATGATTGTCGTAATGCCCGGTACCAAACGTCCGGATAAATCCAGTGTCCTCGATATGCTGAAGAAATACCTGGCTCTTGGTGCAGGTGCAATTTTCGCAGCAGCAGGAATTGAATCATTAAACGGTTTTTCCAGGCAACCTCTTATGGGGGCTTCGGAAATGCGTGTAATGGATGAATCTCTTCCCGAAATGGCTTTTATGGCAAATGAAAGCGAAATGGGTGCAGCTGCTGATGTGGCAGCTGAAGAAGAATTTAACATTACCATGGTTTCTCCTGCAATGGAAGAGGAAGTTCTTGAAGAAGCCATGATCCCTCAGAGTGATGCCGCTTCAATGTCAATGGCTGATTCTGTTGCTGATGGTGGCACACAATTCATTCCGGATCTCCTTTCCCACGTAAGTGTCTGGTTTTTGATAGGATGCCTGTCTGTACTGACAATTTTGGCAGTGTGGGAAATATATAAGAGGAAAAAGCGTATAGATGGGCAGAAGTGAATATTCATGAGAGTTGCTCTCAAAATTGCCTATATCGGTTCCGCATATCACGGGCTCCAGATCCAGCCGAATGTACCTACCATAGAAGGAAAGCTTTTTGAAGCCCTTAAGGAACTTGAAGTTATTGACAATCCGGCCTCCGCGAATTTTGTCAGCTCAGGCCGCACTGATTCGGGGGTCAATGCCATGGGTCAGGTAGTAGCATTTGATACGGATAAGCCGAATCTCGCTATTCCCAGGGTAATTAATTCAAAGCTCCCAAATGATATCTGGGCGTGGGCACATGCGGAAGTCCCGGATGATTTCCATCCCCGTCGTTATGCAAGACGCAGGACATATCGTTATATTGTCCCGGTAGATGACCACGATATTTCCCTGATCAGGTCTGCTTCGCGCATTTTATTGGGGACACACGATTTTGCTAATTTTTGTGTAAATGAAGAAGGAAGAAGCACCATCAGGACAATTGAGAAAATCGATGTCAGACTTACTGGTAATCTCCTGAAAATAGATGTTGAAGCCAACAGTTTTCTCTGGAAGATGGTTCGCAAGATTGTTACCTCCCTGATGCTTGTTGGAAGTGGTGAGCGGGACACAGAATGGCTGGAACAAATGATTCAACCTGAAATTTTCGAGGAAGGGCTTGAGCCTTCAGCTCCTTATGGCCTGATTCTTCTGGATGTAAATTATGGTAAATCAGTTGATTGGATAACTGATGGTTATGCTGTCAAACGCTCCGGTGAAAAGGTTCAGGAATATCTTAAATATCACATGGTAATGGCGGAATTGATGGAGCAATTTCTCCCGAGAGAGCCACAGGAATGACCTTTCACTTCTGAAGTACGACAATATTTCGTGTAAGGCTTCTGTGAACCCTTTGCTGATATTCCGAAAGAACAGTAAAACCAGCTTC
This genomic stretch from Methanohalophilus levihalophilus harbors:
- a CDS encoding formate--phosphoribosylaminoimidazolecarboxamide ligase gives rise to the protein MITKREIADILNSYNTDELSIATVCSHSSLQIFDGARKEGFKTIGICIGKPPRFYDAFPKAKPDEFIVVDSYEEIMDIAPLLQEKNAIIIPHGSFVEYMGANKFLDFGVPTFGNRAVLDWESDRDKEREWLESAGIHMPRLVEPEDINGPVMVKYHGAKGGRGFFVAKNYDEFLANIDKSQKYTIQEFIVGTRYYLHYFYSPLKTEGYKLSKGTLEMLSMDRRVESNADEIFRLGSPRELEEAGVYPTYVVTGNVPLVARESLLPKIFALGEMVVEESLSRFGGMIGPFCLETVFTDQLEIKVFEISARIVAGTNIYTNGSPYSDMIEENLSTGRRIAQEIKMAAKLNKLEEIVS
- a CDS encoding ArsR/SmtB family transcription factor → MEQDMTGDNTEKLLILPLSEESRQVTQTLSNEKALKILELLAQEPMSATSIADSLDLPLTTVKYNLDSLIEADLIQVKDTRWSRKGREIKIYEPVQKMIVVMPGTKRPDKSSVLDMLKKYLALGAGAIFAAAGIESLNGFSRQPLMGASEMRVMDESLPEMAFMANESEMGAAADVAAEEEFNITMVSPAMEEEVLEEAMIPQSDAASMSMADSVADGGTQFIPDLLSHVSVWFLIGCLSVLTILAVWEIYKRKKRIDGQK
- the truA gene encoding tRNA pseudouridine(38-40) synthase TruA is translated as MRVALKIAYIGSAYHGLQIQPNVPTIEGKLFEALKELEVIDNPASANFVSSGRTDSGVNAMGQVVAFDTDKPNLAIPRVINSKLPNDIWAWAHAEVPDDFHPRRYARRRTYRYIVPVDDHDISLIRSASRILLGTHDFANFCVNEEGRSTIRTIEKIDVRLTGNLLKIDVEANSFLWKMVRKIVTSLMLVGSGERDTEWLEQMIQPEIFEEGLEPSAPYGLILLDVNYGKSVDWITDGYAVKRSGEKVQEYLKYHMVMAELMEQFLPREPQE